Proteins co-encoded in one Diprion similis isolate iyDipSimi1 chromosome 13, iyDipSimi1.1, whole genome shotgun sequence genomic window:
- the LOC124414025 gene encoding uncharacterized protein LOC124414025 isoform X1 — translation MNRRSVLYPSCTPMMQHPDSECAMNVNYSQGVRHCGLKTTLDVEDLGRYFEGDYNRNNDRTRYTCGREKRVANTRGNSGQARIATPSELQMWDDMRNGLGASFENDGFLSPSEPKMAAASLEPRGENEDFPRGSMKWNRPPSRTCFDQPVSWFELQASLNPEINTPFLEPDARRANFCTEYQWLRCPATQCPMILPDGYEGFRPSDEPLSYPCLREPFNESGFYYGENTAHLTLADCEYNERYDEDSLSNEKRKEKSRDAARCRRSKETNIFTALANALPVPIEQAAHLDKASVMRLAIAYLKVRTVVDAIPETSAKSEISAEMDGAFLKALDGFMLVLSSDGDMIYLSENVSDYLGVSQMDMMGQNVYDYSHPCDHDELRECLSMKPSGANDPKQMCNLFLRLKCTLTTKGRKVNLKSASYKVIHCTGHVVATPRDLSTPQNQLDENGDSLDSFEGTHVKIEKPEKESSSGCLVVVGCPIPHPSNIEVPLGRHTFLSKHSLNMKFTYADEKLAEYLGWDISELVGQSVFEFHHALDNPLLDKSFKSLFSKGQCETAAYRFLGKKGGYAWVVTQATLIHCAKQHKPLSVVCVNYILSEIECENEVYSARQLEARSVDAAASSNCKQPLSPVALAGCPAAIATPTTNNNNNNNNNNVEKLDAGCTGELITGNSPIEPPTPFSVTASLFRQQEKPLEETSQTSKNKPFDTEKDLFSKPASATDQIFGVANKIPESQTDNLQLPPLRQQKNRNVSLLPRPSENLFQGKPILQYSAIKQQQQQQQQQEPLRDKPQAVTRGLIVPIPQIQEPPSRVPPQTATASIFAPRTKDMNKGFLTFSEDQPGLTSEYNIFACADMSLDVYNKRENDTADRCWVLKDEPEDLTHLAPTPGDVCVPLEDNTPFFPDMLVDQFILEDNYCPLLSPGLPNELGESLCKDSDLEDPLRSTELGESLADSDPFMYRETPLSPGSGSPHLLSPALSKSPGSIDSLCSPSGSGGGLSEDEMLMLSISDVLVDEDLALRAPYIPMSDQDEALQLFISDDMVMWGPSQPPDKKSKWSNAECAETNVSSSLEQLLRTNSSNVRKSNDHGGGLVDPIEAFGNVYKKSIKEESNGLTASRSDRNSHKRVHCGATSTSDLFDNNDNYKRIKCEERMSSCANASSGFVGGRDAGNGLTIRQGSQLLHQLMTQQSVVGGNAMSESTTNGGRGTEGGGGGGGRGGETEDSSLLSTTTASTTIFPPQLHQQQSNSVLMNLLVSGCDGLIDPRHITPHLARKISPLSLNLENHIVPQMPLSMALDHLSPDTRKELVSAVPRNKSCAALQEVVPMELDNFDFDVNSLSPELMHGPDLLKILTNNLA, via the exons ATGAACCGAAGATCGGTCCTCTATCCCTCCTGCACTCCGATGATGCAGCATCCAGACTCCGAATGCGCGATGAACGTGAATTATTCCCAAGGGGTTCGACACTGCGGTCTGAAGACGACTCTCGACGTCGAGGACTTGGGACGTTATTTCGAAGGGGACTACAATAGAAACAACGACAGGACCAGGTACACCTGCGGCAGAGAGAAGAGGGTCGCTAATACGAGGGGTAATTCCGGGCAGGCGAGGATCGCAACTCCGTCGGAATTACAGATGTGGGATGATATGAGGAATGGTTTAGGGGCTTCCTTCGAAAACGACGGCTTCTTATCGCCGAGCGAGCCCAAAATGGCGGCGGCCAGCCTCGAGCCACGAGGAGAAAACGAGGACTTCCCTCGCGGCTCAATGAAATGGAACCGCCCGCCGTCTCGGACCTGCTTCGATCAGCCCGTCTCGTGGTTCGAGCTGCAGGCGAGCCTCAATCCTGAGATAAATACACCCTTTCTCGAGCCCGACGCGAGAAGGGCCAACTTCTGCACGGAGTATCAGTGGCTCCGGTGCCCGGCTACCCAGTGTCCGATGATACTCCCCGACGGGTACGAGGGCTTCCGACCTTCCGACGAGCCGCTGTCGTACCCCTGCCTCCGGGAACCCTTCAACGAATCGGGATTTTATTACGGGGAAAATACCGCCCACCTCACCCTGGCTGATTGCGAATACAACGAAAGATACGATGAAGATTCACT AAGCAATGAAAAACGGAAGGAGAAATCTCGAGACGCCGCACGGTGTCGGCGAAGCAAAGAAACAAACATATTTACCGCATTGGCGAACGCGCTTCCGGTACCGATTGAGCAGGCTGCCCACCTTGACAAAGCAAGCGTAATGCGGCTCGCCATCGCCTACCTCAAAGTTCGAACGGTCGTCGACGCGA TTCCGGAAACGTCTGCAAAGTCGGAAATATCCGCCGAGATGGACGGGGCTTTCCTGAAAGCACTCGATGGCTTTATGCTCGTCCTATCCAGCGACGGCGACATGATCTACCTGTCCGAAAACGTCAGCGATTACCTCGGAGTTTCACAG ATGGATATGATGGGTCAGAACGTCTACGACTACAGCCATCCGTGCGATCACGACGAGCTTCGCGAATGCCTGTCGATGAAGCCCTCCGGGGCTAACGACCCGAAGCAGATGTGCAATTTGTTCCTCAGACTGAAGTGCACCCTGACCACCAAAGGGAGGAAAGTCAACCTGAAGAGCGCCTCGTACAAG GTGATACACTGCACGGGTCACGTCGTGGCGACGCCTCGGGACCTTTCGACGCCCCAGAATCAGCTCGATGAGAATGGCGATAGCCTCGATTCCTTCGAAGGGACTCACGTGAAGATCGAGAAGCCGGAGAAGGAGAGCAGCTCCGGCTGCCTCGTCGTAGTCGGCTGCCCGATTCCCCATCCGAGCAACATCGAGGTGCCCCTTGGCCGGCACACCTTCCTATCGAAACACAGTCTGAACATGAAGTTCACCTACGCCGACGAGAA ATTGGCCGAGTATCTCGGCTGGGATATCAGCGAGCTCGTTGGCCAGTCGGTTTTCGAGTTTCATCACGCCCTCGACAATCCTCTACTCGACAAATCGTTCAAGTCGC tGTTCAGCAAAGGGCAGTGCGAAACCGCGGCCTATCGTTTCCTGGGTAAAAAGGGAGGCTACGCCTGGGTCGTGACGCAGGCAACCCTGATCCACTGCGCCAAACAGCACAAGCCGCTCTCCGTAGTCTGCGTGAATTACATCCTAAG TGAAATCGAGTGCGAAAATGAAGTATACAGCGCCCGTCAGCTGGAGGCTCGCTCCGTAGATGCGGCAGCCTCCTCGAATTGCAAGCAACCTCTGTCGCCGGTTGCTCTCGCTGGATGCCCAGCAGCGATAGCCACACCGAcaaccaacaacaacaacaacaacaacaacaacaacgttgAAAAGCTAGACGCCGGTTGTACCGGCGAACTGATCACCGGGAATTCACCGATCGAACCCCCGACACCCTTCTCCGTCACCGCGTCCCTGTTCCGACAGCAGGAGAAACCGCTCGAAGAAACCTCCCAGACGTCCAAGAACAAGCCATTTGATACCGAGAAGGACTTATTCTCGAAGCCCGCGTCGGCCACGGACCAAATATTTGGTGTTGCTAATAAGATACCCGAGTCGCAAACCGATAATCTGCAGTTGCCTCCGCTCCGCCAGCAGAAGAACCGAAACGTTTCTCTGCTCCCGAGACCGTCGGAGAATTTGTTCCAG GGAAAACCCATACTGCAGTACTCGGCAATcaaacagcaacagcagcagcagcagcagcaggagccGCTACGTGACAAACCGCAGGCAGTGACGAGGGGCCTCATCGTACCGATTCCTCAAATTCAGGAGCCGCCCAGCAGGGTTCCACCTCAGACAGCGACCGCGAGCATATTCGCACCTCGTACGAAGGACATGAACAAGGGCTTCCTAACCTTCAGCGAAGACCAACCTGGCCTTACgagtgaatataatatatttgcaTGTGCGGATATGTCGTTGGATGTATACAATAAACGAGAAAACGATACAGCGGATCGTTGCTGGG TGTTGAAGGATGAGCCGGAGGACCTTACCCATCTCGCACCGACGCCGGGCGACGTGTGCGTGCCCCTCGAGGACAACACACCCTTCTTCCCCGACATGCTCGTCGATCAGTTTATACTCGAGGACAACTACTGCCCCCTCCTCAGCCCTGGACTCCCGAACGAGCTTGGTGAATCCCTATGCAAGGATTCCGACCTCGAGGATCCGCTCAGGAGCACCGAACTGGGTGAATCGCTCGCCGACAGCGATCCCTTCATGTACAGGGAGACGCCGCTCAGTCCCGGCAGCGGCAGCCCCCATCTTCTATCACCGGCTTTGAGCAAG AGCCCGGGCAGCATAGACTCACTTTGCAGCCCAAGCGGCAGCGGAGGCGGACTTTCCGAGGACGAGATGCTGATGCTAAGCATCAGCGACGTCCTCGTTGACGAGGATCTCGCCCTCAGGGCCCCCTATATTCCAATGTCCGACCAGGACGAGGCCCTTCAGCTTTTCATCAGCGACGACATGGTCATGTGGGGTCCGTCGCAACCGCCCGACAAAAAGTCCAAGTG GTCGAACGCAGAGTGCGCAGAGACGAACGTCAGCTCGAGTCTGGAACAGCTGCTTAGAACGAATTCGTCCAACGTCAGAAAGTCCAACGACCACGGGGGTGGATTGGTGGATCCAATCGAAGCCTTTGGTAACGTTTACAAAAAAA GTATAAAAGAAGAGAGCAACGGCTTGACGGCGTCCAGGTCCGACCGTAATTCCCACAAGCGCGTCCACTGCGGCGCAACCTCGACGTCCGACTTGTTCGACAACAACGATAACTACAAGAGGATCAAGTGCGAGGAGAGAATGTCGAGCTGCGCGAACGCATCTTCAGGGTTTGTTGGGGGCCGCGATGCCGGAAATGGACTGACGATTCGGCAGGGAAGCCAGCTGCTTCACCAGCTTATGACTCAGCAGTCTGTCGTTGGCGGCAACGCAATGAGCGAATCCACGACTAACGGAGGCCGAGGAACTgagggtggaggtggaggaggaggaagaggcgGCGAGACCGAGGATTCTTCTTTATTGTCGACGACGACAGCGAGCACGACGATCTTTCCCCCTCAGCTGCATCAGCAGCAGTCCAACAGCGTGTTGATGAACCTTTTAGTATCGGGTTGCGAC GGACTGATAGACCCTCGCCATATAACGCCCCACCTCGCAAGGAAGATATCCCCGCTGAGCCTCAACCTGGAGAATCACATCGTGCCGCAGATGCCCCTCAGCATGGCGCTGGACCACCTCAGCCCGGACACGCGAAAGGAGCTCGTGAGCGCGGTGCCCAGGAACAAATCCTGCGCCGCTCTTCAGGAGGTCGTGCCAATGGAGTTGGACAATTTCGACTTTGACGTAAACTCACTGAGCCCTGAGCTGATGCACGGCCCGGACCTCCTCAAGATCTTAACGAATAATCTTGCGTAG
- the LOC124414025 gene encoding protein similar isoform X2 encodes MNRRSVLYPSCTPMMQHPDSECAMNVNYSQGVRHCGLKTTLDVEDLGRYFEGDYNRNNDRTRYTCGREKRVANTRGNSGQARIATPSELQMWDDMRNGLGASFENDGFLSPSEPKMAAASLEPRGENEDFPRGSMKWNRPPSRTCFDQPVSWFELQASLNPEINTPFLEPDARRANFCTEYQWLRCPATQCPMILPDGYEGFRPSDEPLSYPCLREPFNESGFYYGENTAHLTLADCEYNERYDEDSLSNEKRKEKSRDAARCRRSKETNIFTALANALPVPIEQAAHLDKASVMRLAIAYLKVRTVVDAIPETSAKSEISAEMDGAFLKALDGFMLVLSSDGDMIYLSENVSDYLGVSQMDMMGQNVYDYSHPCDHDELRECLSMKPSGANDPKQMCNLFLRLKCTLTTKGRKVNLKSASYKVIHCTGHVVATPRDLSTPQNQLDENGDSLDSFEGTHVKIEKPEKESSSGCLVVVGCPIPHPSNIEVPLGRHTFLSKHSLNMKFTYADEKLAEYLGWDISELVGQSVFEFHHALDNPLLDKSFKSLFSKGQCETAAYRFLGKKGGYAWVVTQATLIHCAKQHKPLSVVCVNYILSEIECENEVYSARQLEARSVDAAASSNCKQPLSPVALAGCPAAIATPTTNNNNNNNNNNVEKLDAGCTGELITGNSPIEPPTPFSVTASLFRQQEKPLEETSQTSKNKPFDTEKDLFSKPASATDQIFGVANKIPESQTDNLQLPPLRQQKNRNVSLLPRPSENLFQGKPILQYSAIKQQQQQQQQQEPLRDKPQAVTRGLIVPIPQIQEPPSRVPPQTATASIFAPRTKDMNKGFLTFSEDQPGLTSEYNIFALLKDEPEDLTHLAPTPGDVCVPLEDNTPFFPDMLVDQFILEDNYCPLLSPGLPNELGESLCKDSDLEDPLRSTELGESLADSDPFMYRETPLSPGSGSPHLLSPALSKSPGSIDSLCSPSGSGGGLSEDEMLMLSISDVLVDEDLALRAPYIPMSDQDEALQLFISDDMVMWGPSQPPDKKSKWSNAECAETNVSSSLEQLLRTNSSNVRKSNDHGGGLVDPIEAFGNVYKKSIKEESNGLTASRSDRNSHKRVHCGATSTSDLFDNNDNYKRIKCEERMSSCANASSGFVGGRDAGNGLTIRQGSQLLHQLMTQQSVVGGNAMSESTTNGGRGTEGGGGGGGRGGETEDSSLLSTTTASTTIFPPQLHQQQSNSVLMNLLVSGCDGLIDPRHITPHLARKISPLSLNLENHIVPQMPLSMALDHLSPDTRKELVSAVPRNKSCAALQEVVPMELDNFDFDVNSLSPELMHGPDLLKILTNNLA; translated from the exons ATGAACCGAAGATCGGTCCTCTATCCCTCCTGCACTCCGATGATGCAGCATCCAGACTCCGAATGCGCGATGAACGTGAATTATTCCCAAGGGGTTCGACACTGCGGTCTGAAGACGACTCTCGACGTCGAGGACTTGGGACGTTATTTCGAAGGGGACTACAATAGAAACAACGACAGGACCAGGTACACCTGCGGCAGAGAGAAGAGGGTCGCTAATACGAGGGGTAATTCCGGGCAGGCGAGGATCGCAACTCCGTCGGAATTACAGATGTGGGATGATATGAGGAATGGTTTAGGGGCTTCCTTCGAAAACGACGGCTTCTTATCGCCGAGCGAGCCCAAAATGGCGGCGGCCAGCCTCGAGCCACGAGGAGAAAACGAGGACTTCCCTCGCGGCTCAATGAAATGGAACCGCCCGCCGTCTCGGACCTGCTTCGATCAGCCCGTCTCGTGGTTCGAGCTGCAGGCGAGCCTCAATCCTGAGATAAATACACCCTTTCTCGAGCCCGACGCGAGAAGGGCCAACTTCTGCACGGAGTATCAGTGGCTCCGGTGCCCGGCTACCCAGTGTCCGATGATACTCCCCGACGGGTACGAGGGCTTCCGACCTTCCGACGAGCCGCTGTCGTACCCCTGCCTCCGGGAACCCTTCAACGAATCGGGATTTTATTACGGGGAAAATACCGCCCACCTCACCCTGGCTGATTGCGAATACAACGAAAGATACGATGAAGATTCACT AAGCAATGAAAAACGGAAGGAGAAATCTCGAGACGCCGCACGGTGTCGGCGAAGCAAAGAAACAAACATATTTACCGCATTGGCGAACGCGCTTCCGGTACCGATTGAGCAGGCTGCCCACCTTGACAAAGCAAGCGTAATGCGGCTCGCCATCGCCTACCTCAAAGTTCGAACGGTCGTCGACGCGA TTCCGGAAACGTCTGCAAAGTCGGAAATATCCGCCGAGATGGACGGGGCTTTCCTGAAAGCACTCGATGGCTTTATGCTCGTCCTATCCAGCGACGGCGACATGATCTACCTGTCCGAAAACGTCAGCGATTACCTCGGAGTTTCACAG ATGGATATGATGGGTCAGAACGTCTACGACTACAGCCATCCGTGCGATCACGACGAGCTTCGCGAATGCCTGTCGATGAAGCCCTCCGGGGCTAACGACCCGAAGCAGATGTGCAATTTGTTCCTCAGACTGAAGTGCACCCTGACCACCAAAGGGAGGAAAGTCAACCTGAAGAGCGCCTCGTACAAG GTGATACACTGCACGGGTCACGTCGTGGCGACGCCTCGGGACCTTTCGACGCCCCAGAATCAGCTCGATGAGAATGGCGATAGCCTCGATTCCTTCGAAGGGACTCACGTGAAGATCGAGAAGCCGGAGAAGGAGAGCAGCTCCGGCTGCCTCGTCGTAGTCGGCTGCCCGATTCCCCATCCGAGCAACATCGAGGTGCCCCTTGGCCGGCACACCTTCCTATCGAAACACAGTCTGAACATGAAGTTCACCTACGCCGACGAGAA ATTGGCCGAGTATCTCGGCTGGGATATCAGCGAGCTCGTTGGCCAGTCGGTTTTCGAGTTTCATCACGCCCTCGACAATCCTCTACTCGACAAATCGTTCAAGTCGC tGTTCAGCAAAGGGCAGTGCGAAACCGCGGCCTATCGTTTCCTGGGTAAAAAGGGAGGCTACGCCTGGGTCGTGACGCAGGCAACCCTGATCCACTGCGCCAAACAGCACAAGCCGCTCTCCGTAGTCTGCGTGAATTACATCCTAAG TGAAATCGAGTGCGAAAATGAAGTATACAGCGCCCGTCAGCTGGAGGCTCGCTCCGTAGATGCGGCAGCCTCCTCGAATTGCAAGCAACCTCTGTCGCCGGTTGCTCTCGCTGGATGCCCAGCAGCGATAGCCACACCGAcaaccaacaacaacaacaacaacaacaacaacaacgttgAAAAGCTAGACGCCGGTTGTACCGGCGAACTGATCACCGGGAATTCACCGATCGAACCCCCGACACCCTTCTCCGTCACCGCGTCCCTGTTCCGACAGCAGGAGAAACCGCTCGAAGAAACCTCCCAGACGTCCAAGAACAAGCCATTTGATACCGAGAAGGACTTATTCTCGAAGCCCGCGTCGGCCACGGACCAAATATTTGGTGTTGCTAATAAGATACCCGAGTCGCAAACCGATAATCTGCAGTTGCCTCCGCTCCGCCAGCAGAAGAACCGAAACGTTTCTCTGCTCCCGAGACCGTCGGAGAATTTGTTCCAG GGAAAACCCATACTGCAGTACTCGGCAATcaaacagcaacagcagcagcagcagcagcaggagccGCTACGTGACAAACCGCAGGCAGTGACGAGGGGCCTCATCGTACCGATTCCTCAAATTCAGGAGCCGCCCAGCAGGGTTCCACCTCAGACAGCGACCGCGAGCATATTCGCACCTCGTACGAAGGACATGAACAAGGGCTTCCTAACCTTCAGCGAAGACCAACCTGGCCTTACgagtgaatataatatatttgcaT TGTTGAAGGATGAGCCGGAGGACCTTACCCATCTCGCACCGACGCCGGGCGACGTGTGCGTGCCCCTCGAGGACAACACACCCTTCTTCCCCGACATGCTCGTCGATCAGTTTATACTCGAGGACAACTACTGCCCCCTCCTCAGCCCTGGACTCCCGAACGAGCTTGGTGAATCCCTATGCAAGGATTCCGACCTCGAGGATCCGCTCAGGAGCACCGAACTGGGTGAATCGCTCGCCGACAGCGATCCCTTCATGTACAGGGAGACGCCGCTCAGTCCCGGCAGCGGCAGCCCCCATCTTCTATCACCGGCTTTGAGCAAG AGCCCGGGCAGCATAGACTCACTTTGCAGCCCAAGCGGCAGCGGAGGCGGACTTTCCGAGGACGAGATGCTGATGCTAAGCATCAGCGACGTCCTCGTTGACGAGGATCTCGCCCTCAGGGCCCCCTATATTCCAATGTCCGACCAGGACGAGGCCCTTCAGCTTTTCATCAGCGACGACATGGTCATGTGGGGTCCGTCGCAACCGCCCGACAAAAAGTCCAAGTG GTCGAACGCAGAGTGCGCAGAGACGAACGTCAGCTCGAGTCTGGAACAGCTGCTTAGAACGAATTCGTCCAACGTCAGAAAGTCCAACGACCACGGGGGTGGATTGGTGGATCCAATCGAAGCCTTTGGTAACGTTTACAAAAAAA GTATAAAAGAAGAGAGCAACGGCTTGACGGCGTCCAGGTCCGACCGTAATTCCCACAAGCGCGTCCACTGCGGCGCAACCTCGACGTCCGACTTGTTCGACAACAACGATAACTACAAGAGGATCAAGTGCGAGGAGAGAATGTCGAGCTGCGCGAACGCATCTTCAGGGTTTGTTGGGGGCCGCGATGCCGGAAATGGACTGACGATTCGGCAGGGAAGCCAGCTGCTTCACCAGCTTATGACTCAGCAGTCTGTCGTTGGCGGCAACGCAATGAGCGAATCCACGACTAACGGAGGCCGAGGAACTgagggtggaggtggaggaggaggaagaggcgGCGAGACCGAGGATTCTTCTTTATTGTCGACGACGACAGCGAGCACGACGATCTTTCCCCCTCAGCTGCATCAGCAGCAGTCCAACAGCGTGTTGATGAACCTTTTAGTATCGGGTTGCGAC GGACTGATAGACCCTCGCCATATAACGCCCCACCTCGCAAGGAAGATATCCCCGCTGAGCCTCAACCTGGAGAATCACATCGTGCCGCAGATGCCCCTCAGCATGGCGCTGGACCACCTCAGCCCGGACACGCGAAAGGAGCTCGTGAGCGCGGTGCCCAGGAACAAATCCTGCGCCGCTCTTCAGGAGGTCGTGCCAATGGAGTTGGACAATTTCGACTTTGACGTAAACTCACTGAGCCCTGAGCTGATGCACGGCCCGGACCTCCTCAAGATCTTAACGAATAATCTTGCGTAG